One region of Thiomonas intermedia genomic DNA includes:
- a CDS encoding DUF2970 domain-containing protein, with amino-acid sequence MLSQPPRPSFLRALVAVLWSFAGIRKSSERSKDFEHARPEHIIAAGLLAALVFVVGLILIVNFVISSAART; translated from the coding sequence GTGTTGAGCCAACCCCCTCGGCCCTCTTTCCTGCGTGCACTGGTGGCGGTGCTCTGGTCTTTTGCCGGCATACGAAAATCCAGTGAGCGAAGTAAAGATTTTGAGCATGCAAGACCCGAACACATCATCGCGGCAGGTTTACTCGCCGCATTGGTGTTTGTGGTTGGACTGATTTTGATTGTCAATTTTGTGATTTCGAGCGCCGCGCGCACATAA
- a CDS encoding cytochrome c oxidase subunit 3, translating to MASSTQPHGYFLPGPSQFPVLTAMGLLAMAFGAGLWFNGVPHMEWLLLAGFLWVVYIVFSWFGKAIGESEAGKHNQRVDTSYRWSMAWFIFSEVMFFASFFGALYYSREFSLPDLSALHSKILWPNFTGTWPSTGPSGLIPSLHEALGPWPIPTINTALLLSSGVTLTIAHHALRAAHRGKAIFWLALTIALGVVFLFMQGYEYHHAYTVEGVKLTSGIYGSTFFMLTGFHGFHVFLGATMLTVVLIRLIKGNFTADHHFAFEGAAWYWHFVDVVWLLLYVLVYWL from the coding sequence ATGGCATCTTCAACCCAGCCCCACGGCTATTTTCTGCCTGGGCCATCGCAATTCCCGGTGCTGACCGCTATGGGTTTGCTGGCCATGGCGTTTGGCGCCGGGCTTTGGTTCAACGGTGTGCCGCACATGGAGTGGCTGCTGCTCGCAGGTTTTCTCTGGGTGGTCTACATCGTGTTTAGCTGGTTTGGCAAGGCCATCGGCGAAAGCGAAGCGGGCAAGCACAACCAGCGTGTGGATACGTCCTATCGCTGGAGCATGGCCTGGTTCATCTTCTCCGAGGTGATGTTCTTTGCCTCGTTCTTCGGTGCACTGTATTACTCGCGAGAGTTTTCTTTGCCTGATCTCTCGGCACTCCACAGCAAGATTCTGTGGCCCAACTTCACAGGGACATGGCCCTCCACCGGCCCTAGCGGATTGATTCCCTCCCTGCATGAGGCACTCGGTCCTTGGCCCATTCCGACCATCAATACCGCGCTGCTTTTGAGTTCCGGTGTCACCCTGACCATCGCCCACCACGCGCTGCGTGCCGCGCATCGTGGCAAGGCCATTTTCTGGCTGGCGCTGACCATTGCGCTGGGTGTCGTGTTCCTGTTTATGCAGGGTTATGAATATCACCACGCCTACACCGTCGAAGGGGTCAAACTGACCTCCGGCATCTACGGATCGACCTTCTTCATGCTGACCGGTTTTCACGGTTTTCACGTGTTCCTCGGCGCAACCATGCTGACTGTGGTGTTGATTCGACTGATCAAGGGCAACTTCACCGCAGATCATCATTTTGCTTTCGAAGGCGCTGCCTGGTATTGGCACTTCGTCGACGTGGTCTGGTTGTTGCTGTATGTGCTGGTCTACTGGCTCTGA
- a CDS encoding twin transmembrane helix small protein, protein MKILIPIAFLLIIGSLFSGLFFVMKDKGKSNRAVYALTFRVGFSVLLFLILIISYKMGWIHPHDVGQ, encoded by the coding sequence ATGAAAATCCTGATCCCCATCGCCTTTTTGCTCATCATCGGGAGCCTGTTTTCCGGCCTGTTCTTTGTGATGAAGGATAAAGGCAAAAGCAATCGCGCCGTGTATGCACTGACTTTCAGGGTTGGCTTCTCGGTCTTGCTATTTTTGATTCTGATCATCAGTTACAAAATGGGGTGGATTCATCCCCATGATGTCGGACAGTAA
- a CDS encoding SURF1 family protein — protein MTKQITSDSSVAKPEKAFGPKELLIIILGLLVIGVTMSLGFWQLGRAHEKEALNLQMDQREKAHPLQVGQADIKLSHDLWRRARAVGEYASPWTIYLQNRQQDEQTGFWVLTPLKLAGSDRYVMVLRGWIPRNFQAMDLIAQYQTPQGLTTIDGLIAPPPSEWFSFFSEKPGQVIRQNVNLEKYAAFHHIKLLPYVLRQSGDLKDGLGRQWPAANTGIDTNYGYAAQWFGMSATGMVLLIYFLYRRLRKARASGKALDQAMPRNF, from the coding sequence ATGACGAAGCAGATTACCTCAGATTCCAGCGTGGCGAAGCCCGAGAAAGCTTTTGGCCCCAAGGAGTTGCTGATCATCATTCTGGGGCTGTTGGTGATTGGTGTGACGATGTCCCTGGGTTTCTGGCAACTCGGTCGCGCCCATGAAAAAGAGGCCCTGAATCTGCAAATGGATCAGCGCGAGAAGGCGCATCCGCTGCAGGTCGGACAAGCGGACATCAAGCTTAGCCACGACCTGTGGCGTCGCGCCAGGGCCGTCGGCGAGTATGCCAGCCCCTGGACGATCTACCTGCAGAATCGCCAGCAAGATGAGCAGACGGGCTTCTGGGTACTGACGCCACTCAAACTTGCAGGCAGCGATCGGTACGTCATGGTGCTGCGCGGCTGGATTCCACGGAATTTCCAGGCCATGGACCTGATCGCGCAGTACCAAACGCCGCAAGGATTGACGACCATCGATGGACTTATCGCGCCACCGCCTTCAGAATGGTTTTCGTTCTTCTCCGAGAAGCCGGGTCAGGTGATCCGGCAAAATGTAAACCTTGAGAAGTACGCGGCCTTTCATCACATCAAGCTGTTGCCGTATGTGCTGCGTCAGTCGGGTGATCTGAAGGACGGGCTTGGCAGGCAGTGGCCGGCCGCGAATACGGGGATCGACACGAACTACGGCTATGCCGCGCAGTGGTTCGGGATGAGCGCCACCGGCATGGTGCTGCTGATTTACTTTCTCTATCG